Below is a genomic region from Methanobacterium sp..
AGAACAAGGTCTTACAGTAGATGTAAGGCACATTATGCTTGTTGCAGATATGATGACTGCAGATGGTTCTGTAAAATCCATAGGTAGACACGGTATAAGCGGTGAGAAAGCAAGTGTCCTGGCAAGAGCTTCTTTTGAAGAAACTGGAAAACACCTCTTACGAGCCAGCATAAGAGGAGAAATTGACCACCTCACCGGAATAATAGAAAATATTATAATTGGACAGCCAATACCACTTGGAACAGGTTCTGTTGGCGTCGTTATGAAACCAAGATCATAAAAAAAGATGAGTTCATACTTATCCAATAATTCATGATAAACGAGAGAATAGGAGGCAACACATGGACGTAGATAGAGGAATTAGGGTTGCTGTAGATACAGGAACCGTTACATTAGGGTCTGACAAATCAGTTCAGGCTTTAAAATTAGGCAAAGGAAAACTGGTGATCATTGCAAGTAATTGCCCTGAAGAAACTAGGGAAGATGTAATGCATTATTCAAAATTATCAGATATTCCTGTTTATACATATGAAGGTTCAAGCGTAGACCTTGGATCTGTATGTGGTAAGCCATTTACAGTAGCTACGCTTATTATAAGGGATCCTGGAGATTCCACAATATTAGAAGTTATGGGGTAATTTCTGTGACTATAAAATTTACAACAAATGAAATAAGATACATAGCTCTCTTTGAGAGCATGACTGGTGCGATGGTCAAAGATTGTATTGTTGACGATGAAAGTGCAAAAATAACTTTCCTTGTAAAAAAGGGAGATATGGGACTTGCAATCGGAAAAAGAGGCAGTACAGTGACTAAAGTCCAGAAGACAGTTGATAAAGGTGTCGAAGTCATAGAACATTCAGAAGATCCTGTAGAATTTATTACAAATCTTATGGCCCCAGCCAAAGTTAGAAGTATCCGAATACTTCAAAAAGAAAATGGTCAAAAAATCGCCACTGTAGAAACAGATCCTAGAAATAAAAGGACTGCTATAGGAAAAGGCGGTAAAAATATAGAAAGAGCAAGACTACTGGCAAAAAGACAACATAATATAAACAACATTGTAATAAAATAATCTAAATAATCCATTTATAGTATTAATAGATTAATGTTAAGTAGTTTAAACTGTATTTTGCAAGTAGTATAACAAATGATAATGAGGAGGAATCACGTTTGCCGGGACTTTTTGCAGCAAAAAAACTTAAAAAAAATAGACAGAACTTCAAATGGAAGGATGTTGAATACAAAAGGAAAGCTTTAAGATTAGACGTTAAAGCAGACCCATTAGAAGGCGCACCTCAAGCAAGAGGAATCGTAATTGAAAAAGTAGGTATAGAAGCAAAACAGCCTAACTCTGCTATACGAAAATGTGTAAGGGTTCAACTCATCAAAAACGGGAAGCAGTTAACTGCATTTGCTCCTGGAGATGGTGCTATCGGATTTATAGATGAGCACGATGAAGTTGTAATCGAAGGAATTGGTGGCCCTTCTGGAAGATCCATGGGTGATATTCCTGGAGTAAGATGGAAGGTTACAAAAGTAAATAATGTAGCCTTAGAAGAAATGGTAAAAGGTAAGATAGAAAAACCTGTAAGATAATCATTTTGATATTTAGTATATAAATCGTTAGATTAACGACTTATTTACTATTTGCACCAAATAAATAAAACGAAAACCAGTGAGGTAATTTCATGAGTAAAGTTTTTGATAAATGGGATTTAGAAGAGGTGAAAGTTGAGGACCTAGGTCTTGTAAATTATATTTGCTTAGACGAAATATTAGTTCCACATACCTTGGGAAGACACGTCAAAAGACAGTTCGCCAAATCAAAAGTTTCAATCGTTGAAAGATTAATGAATAAAATCATGAGGACACATATAAACTCAGGTAAGAAAAACAAAGCTTACAGTATCGTAAGAGATGCATTTGAAGTTATAAATAAACGTTCAAAAGAGAATCCTCTACAAATATTAGTTAAAGCCGTTGAAAACACTGCCCCACGAGAAGAAATTACAAGGGTAAAATACGGTGGTATCGGATACCAGGTAGCGGTAGATATAGCACCTCAAAGAAGAGTAGACTTAGCAATTGGGTTTATAACAAGAGGAGCTATGCAGTCTGCATTCAAAAGGAAACGATCAGCAGCAGAATGTTTAGCTGATGAATTATTACTTGCAGCTGAGTATGATACCAGAAGTTTTGCAATTGGAAAGAAAGATGAGAAAGAGCGAATTGCAAGATCTGCACACTAAACTTTAAATTTTTTAAATTAAGTAGATATTACGGCATATATATTAAAAAGATGAATCTATTCAAGTCTAAACTGTATTCTAAACTTAGGCCAAAATATATAAGTTACTAATATATACTATAAAGATAGGGCATATCAATCTATTATTATATTAAACTAGTAATCTAAAATGCCTTAAAAATATCTGCTTTTTAACTATTTTATAATTACCAGGTGATTATAGTGAGTAGACGGACTAAAATGATTAATAAGATTAAAGAATTGATGTACCAGCCCAAAAATATAAGAAATATTGGGATAGTTGCCCACATCGATCACGGGAAAACAACCCTTTCGGACAACTTACTTGCTGGTGCAGGAATGATATCCACCGAACTTGCGGGAGATCAGAGATTTCTTGATTTCGACGAGCAAGAACAGGCAAGGGGTATCACCATCGATGCAGCAAACGTGTCAATGGTACACAAATACAAAGATTCAGAATACCTGATTAACCTTATAGATACACCAGGTCACGTTGACTTTGGTGGAGACGTAACACGTGCAATGAGAGCTGTAGACGGTGCAGTAGTAGTAATATGTGCTGTTGAAGGAATCATGCCTCAAACAGAAACTGTACTAAGGCAAGCTCTAAAAGAAAACGTAAAACCTGTTTTATTCATTAACAAGGTTGACCGTCTCATAAACGAGTTAAAATTAGACTCCACTGAACTTCAACAGAGGTTCATAAAAATCATCGCTTCTGCAAACAAGATCATAAGATCAATGGCTCCAGAAGAACTTAAAGACGACTGGCTTGCCAAAGTAGATGATGGAAGTGTAGCATTTGGTTCTGCATACCATAACTGGGCTATAAATGTCCCAATTATGCAGCAAACAGGTATAACTTTTAAAGATATTTACCAGTACTGTAAAGACGAAAACCAGAAAGAATTAGCTCAAAAAGCACCAATTACTGAAGTTTTACTGGATATGGTTATAGAACATTTACCAAGCCCTGAAGTATCCCAGAGATACAGGGTACCAGCAATCTGGGCCGGAGACATCGAAAGTGAAGAAGGACAAGGTATGTTAAACACAAGTCCAGATTCACCACTAGCTGTAATGGTTACAAACATCAGTATAGATAAGCATGCAGGTGAAATAGCAACTGGCCGTGTTTACGGTGGAACAATAGAAAAAGGTACTGAAATCTACATGGTAGGTTCACATGGTAAAGCAAGAACCCAGCAGGTAGGAGTATACTTCGGTCCAGAAAGGATCAACACCGACAAAGTTCCAGCAGGAAACATAGTTGCAATAACCGGTGCAAGAAATGCTGTAGCTGGGGAAACAATCTCCGAACCTGGAAGGAAAATTAAAGCGTTCGAAGGATTAGAACACATTTCAGAACCAGTAGTTACAGTTGCTGTTGAAGCTAAAAACACCAAAGATCTTCCAAAACTCATAGAAGTTTTAAGACAGGTCGGAAAAGAAGACCCAACAGTACGAATTGAAATTAACGAAGAAACTGGTGAACACCTCATAGCAGGTATGGGTGAACTTCACCTTGAAATTATCACTTACAGAATCGACCAAAAAGGTGTAGAAATAGAAACTTCACCACCAATCGTTGTATACAGAGAAACAATCGCCGGCAAAGCCGGACCAGTTGAAGGAAAATCTCCTAACAAACACAACAGATTCTACATTGAAATCGAACCACTAGAAGACACACTATTCCAAGCCTTACAACAGAAAAAAATTAAAGAAGGCAAAATAAAAGGAAAAGAAGAAGTTGCAAAATTCCAGGAATACGGCCTTGAAAAAGAAGAAGCGAGAAAAGTCTGGGATGTACACGAAAGAAGTTTATTCATAAACATGACCCGTGGTATACAGCACCTTGACGAAATCAAAGAGCTTTTACTTGAAGGTTTCGAAAGCGCACTCGACGACGGCCCAATCGCAAGAGAAAGAGTCATGGGTATAAAAATAAAACTCATGGATGCAAAGATTCACGAAGACGCAGTACACAGAGGTCCAGCACAGGTTTTACCTGCTATAAGGAAAGCTGTATACGGAGCTATCATGATGGCCAACCCAACATTACTCGAACCGCTACAGAAAGTATTTATCAACACTCCTCAAGACTACATGGGCTCAGCAACCAGAGAAGTACAGAACAGAAGAGGTCAAATTGTCGACATGCAGCAAGAAGGTGACATGATGACCCTCGAATCCAAAGTACCTGTTGCAGAAATGTTTGGATTTGCGGGAGACATAAGATCTGCCACAGAAGGTAGATGTTTATGGTCAACAGAAAGTGCAGGTTTCGAAAGATTACCTGCAGAGCTTCAAAAACAAATTATAAGACAGATAAGAGATAGAAAAGGATTAAGTCCTGAACCATACGGACCAGATCACTACTTAGGATAAATAAGTTTCACAGCTAATTATCCATTATCTCATCTTTTTTATTTTGAAAATATGAAGCCAAACCATAAAACTTAATAGAGATTATCCCAAAATATTGGTATTCTCAAACTAATCAGTATATGATTTTGAATGGAGTGACGGAAATTTTCGTAAATTTCCTGAACCCAAAATTTTTGGAGGTTGAAGAAAATCTCATTTGAGATTTTCGAAACCGGGGAAACTTGTTTCCTCGGCCGCAAAACTGTCAAAATCAAAGATTTTGACGCCATGAAAATTTTCAATTTTCACAGGCTTTGTTTTGCGGGCCCCAAAAATGAAAATTTTTGGAGGTTAATTAAATGGCAAAAGGAAAAGAACACATAAACTTAGCGTTTATTGGACACGTAGACCACGGTAAATCTACACTTGTTGGACACGTATTACTTCAGTCTGGAGCTATCGCAGAGCAGCAGCTCTCAGATGGTGAAAACAAGTTCAGATTTGTCATGGATAAATTGACAGAAGAAAGAGAAAGAGGGGTTACAATCGACCTTGCTCACGCAAAATTCGAAACTCCTAAATATGAGTTCACAATTGTGGACTGTCCTGGTCACAGAGATTTTGTTAAAAACATGATTACAGGAGCATCACAGGCTGACGCTGCTGTATTAGTTGTCGCTATTGACGACGGTATCATGCCACAGACCAAGGAACACATTTTCCTTGCAAGAACACTCGGTATCAACCAGTTAATCATTGGTATAAACAAAATGGACCTCGTAAAATACGACGAAGCAAAATTCAACGCACTTAAAGATGAATTAGGCGCACTCATTAAGACCGTAGCATACGACCCAGCTAAAGTACACTTTATACCACTCTCTGCATTCGAAGGAGACAACATCAAAGAAAACAGTGCAAACACCCCATGGTACAAAGGCCCTGCGCTCGTACCTGCACTTGACGAATTCTCCGCACCAGAAAAACCAACTAACTTACCATTAAGGGTACCTATTCAGGATGTTTACTCCATTACAGGGGTCGGAACCGTACCTGTTGGAAGAATAGAAACTGGTATAATGAAAAAAGCGGACAATGTTATATTTGAACCAGCTGGAAAAGCTGGAGAGGTTAAATCTATCGAGATGCACCACGAAATGATGGACTCCGCAGAACCTGGGGACAACGTCGGTTTCAACGTAAGAGGTGTCGGTAAAAACGATATCAGAAGAGGAGACGTAGCAGGACACACTGACAACGCTCCAACCGTTGCAAAAGAATTCACAGCACAGATTGTTGTTATGCAGCACCCTGGTGTTATCACCGTCGGTTACACACCTGTATTCCACTGTCACACAGCTCAGGTCGCATGTACTTTCTTAGAATTAGTACAGAAAATGAACCCTGCAACTGGTGCAGTTGAAGAAAAGAACCCTGACTTCCTCAAAACAGGTAACGCAGCAATCGTTAAAGTTAAACCAACCAAACCAATGGTTATTGAAAACGTCAAAGAAATTCCACACATGGGAAGATTCGCTATCAGAGATATGGGTCAGACCGTAGCTGCTGGAATGTGTATTGACATAGTTAAAGCAAAATAAGAATTAGGAATTAATTCCTAACCTTCTTTTTT
It encodes:
- a CDS encoding 50S ribosomal protein L30e; the protein is MDVDRGIRVAVDTGTVTLGSDKSVQALKLGKGKLVIIASNCPEETREDVMHYSKLSDIPVYTYEGSSVDLGSVCGKPFTVATLIIRDPGDSTILEVMG
- a CDS encoding NusA-like transcription termination signal-binding factor, producing the protein MTIKFTTNEIRYIALFESMTGAMVKDCIVDDESAKITFLVKKGDMGLAIGKRGSTVTKVQKTVDKGVEVIEHSEDPVEFITNLMAPAKVRSIRILQKENGQKIATVETDPRNKRTAIGKGGKNIERARLLAKRQHNINNIVIK
- a CDS encoding 30S ribosomal protein S12, which gives rise to MPGLFAAKKLKKNRQNFKWKDVEYKRKALRLDVKADPLEGAPQARGIVIEKVGIEAKQPNSAIRKCVRVQLIKNGKQLTAFAPGDGAIGFIDEHDEVVIEGIGGPSGRSMGDIPGVRWKVTKVNNVALEEMVKGKIEKPVR
- a CDS encoding 30S ribosomal protein S7; this encodes MSKVFDKWDLEEVKVEDLGLVNYICLDEILVPHTLGRHVKRQFAKSKVSIVERLMNKIMRTHINSGKKNKAYSIVRDAFEVINKRSKENPLQILVKAVENTAPREEITRVKYGGIGYQVAVDIAPQRRVDLAIGFITRGAMQSAFKRKRSAAECLADELLLAAEYDTRSFAIGKKDEKERIARSAH
- a CDS encoding elongation factor EF-2 — encoded protein: MSRRTKMINKIKELMYQPKNIRNIGIVAHIDHGKTTLSDNLLAGAGMISTELAGDQRFLDFDEQEQARGITIDAANVSMVHKYKDSEYLINLIDTPGHVDFGGDVTRAMRAVDGAVVVICAVEGIMPQTETVLRQALKENVKPVLFINKVDRLINELKLDSTELQQRFIKIIASANKIIRSMAPEELKDDWLAKVDDGSVAFGSAYHNWAINVPIMQQTGITFKDIYQYCKDENQKELAQKAPITEVLLDMVIEHLPSPEVSQRYRVPAIWAGDIESEEGQGMLNTSPDSPLAVMVTNISIDKHAGEIATGRVYGGTIEKGTEIYMVGSHGKARTQQVGVYFGPERINTDKVPAGNIVAITGARNAVAGETISEPGRKIKAFEGLEHISEPVVTVAVEAKNTKDLPKLIEVLRQVGKEDPTVRIEINEETGEHLIAGMGELHLEIITYRIDQKGVEIETSPPIVVYRETIAGKAGPVEGKSPNKHNRFYIEIEPLEDTLFQALQQKKIKEGKIKGKEEVAKFQEYGLEKEEARKVWDVHERSLFINMTRGIQHLDEIKELLLEGFESALDDGPIARERVMGIKIKLMDAKIHEDAVHRGPAQVLPAIRKAVYGAIMMANPTLLEPLQKVFINTPQDYMGSATREVQNRRGQIVDMQQEGDMMTLESKVPVAEMFGFAGDIRSATEGRCLWSTESAGFERLPAELQKQIIRQIRDRKGLSPEPYGPDHYLG
- the tuf gene encoding translation elongation factor EF-1 subunit alpha, producing MAKGKEHINLAFIGHVDHGKSTLVGHVLLQSGAIAEQQLSDGENKFRFVMDKLTEERERGVTIDLAHAKFETPKYEFTIVDCPGHRDFVKNMITGASQADAAVLVVAIDDGIMPQTKEHIFLARTLGINQLIIGINKMDLVKYDEAKFNALKDELGALIKTVAYDPAKVHFIPLSAFEGDNIKENSANTPWYKGPALVPALDEFSAPEKPTNLPLRVPIQDVYSITGVGTVPVGRIETGIMKKADNVIFEPAGKAGEVKSIEMHHEMMDSAEPGDNVGFNVRGVGKNDIRRGDVAGHTDNAPTVAKEFTAQIVVMQHPGVITVGYTPVFHCHTAQVACTFLELVQKMNPATGAVEEKNPDFLKTGNAAIVKVKPTKPMVIENVKEIPHMGRFAIRDMGQTVAAGMCIDIVKAK